A genomic region of Maniola hyperantus chromosome 5, iAphHyp1.2, whole genome shotgun sequence contains the following coding sequences:
- the LOC117982262 gene encoding protein THEM6-like, with protein sequence MYCIIATVVALLYIFWDVNYFLRVAFTIALGRLFQKKSGLKEATTIYGFCTTQDVDIFLRHMNNARYVRELDFARFHFYDRTGIYANIKAVDGHVLQGASNIRYRRTIPIFSAYKVETKLAYWDDKSLFIEQKFVTFDGFVRAIVLSRQNLINVDADTLLKNIPGAEVKPECPEEIKHWLEAIEISSARLRKKD encoded by the exons ATGTATTGTATAATAGCAACGGTGGTGGCGTTGTTGTATATTTTCTGGGACGTCAACTACTTTCTTCGCGTCGCTTTCACTATAGCACTTGGGAGATTATTCCAAAAGAAAAGCGGCCTCAAAGAGGCGACGACTATTTATG GTTTTTGTACAACCCAAGATGTGGACATCTTTCTACGGCACATGAACAATGCGCGTTATGTCCGAGAACTAGACTTCGCAAGGTTCCATTTCTATGATCGAACAGGCATCTACGCAAATATTAAGGCAGTTGATGGCCACGTTCTGCAAGGCGCTTCCAACATACGGTACCGACGCACCATACCCATATTCAGCGCTTACAAAGTGGAAacaaag TTGGCGTATTGGGATGATAAGTCCCTTTTCATTGAACAAAAGTTTGTGACATTCGACGGATTCGTACGTGCCATAGTATTATCTCGGCAGAATCTCATTAATGTGGACGCTGACACCCTCCTGAAGAATATCCCTGGGGCTGAAGTAAAGCCTGAATGCCCTGAGGAAATCAAGCATTGGCTGGAAGCTATTGAAATATCCAGTGCTAGACTTAGGAAGAAGGATTAG
- the LOC117982261 gene encoding protein THEM6-like has product MVFLCYSVMIICMIYMICDVNYVLRTCFTVFSGRLYQKRYTLRDITTVYGICTFQDCDVGFKSIRIARLIREIDFARYHFYDRTGIYHRSRQIGIRSLQGATFTISMEPVPLFVPYKINTKLIYWDDKSIFFEHEVVTLHDNKVRCLLVSRQYGIGNCKETMADLLKGFCTTQDVDLLFDHLNNARYVREADFARVHFYVRTRLFKYIKAIGGHVLQGATSIRYRRTIPIFTAYKIETKLAYWDDKSLFIEQKFVTFDGFVRAIILSRQNLVNVDVETLLKNIPGVEIKPDCSQEIKYWLQAIEASSMRLRNKD; this is encoded by the exons ATGGTTTTTTTATGCTATTCAGTAATGATTATCTGTATGATTTACATGATTTGTGACGTGAACTATGTTCTACGGACTTGTTTTACAGTGTTCAGTGGTCGACTCTATCAAAAAAGATACACTCTGCGTGATATTACTACGGTTTACG gaatttgtacCTTCCAAGACTGTGACGTTGGTTTCAAAAGTATTCGTATCGCAAGGCTAATTCGTGAAATCGATTTTGCAAGATATCATTTCTACGACAGAACTGGAATTTACCATCGCAGTAGGCAAATAGGAATACGGTCTTTACAAGGGGCCACGTTCACAATATCAATGGAACCTGTGCCATTGTTTGTGccctataaaataaatacaaag TTGATATACTGGGACGacaaaagtatattttttgaaCACGAAGTGGTAACGCTACATGACAACAAAGTGCGATGTTTGCTGGTCTCTCGCCAATATGGTATTGGCAATTGCAAGGAAACGATGGCTGACCTACTGAAAG GTTTTTGCACCACTCAAGATGTGGACTTATTGTTCGACCATTTGAACAATGCCCGTTATGTTCGCGAGGCAGACTTTGCAAGGGTTCATTTCTATGTTAGAACAAGGCtctttaagtatataaaagcaATTGGTGGTCATGTCCTTCAGGGTGCTACCAGCATACGATATAGACGGACCATACCCATATTTACCGCATATAAGATAGAAACgaag ttgGCGTATTGGGATGATAAGTCGCTTTTCATTGAACAAAAGTTCGTTACATTTGATGGATTTGTACGCGCCATAATATTGTCACGACAGAATCTCGTCAACGTGGACGTGGAAACACTGCTCAAGAACATTCCTGGTGTTGAAATAAAGCCTGACTGCTCGCAGGAAATCAAGTATTGGCTACAGGCCATTGAAGCTTCCAGTATGAGGTTGAGGAACAAGGATTAA